A region from the Palaemon carinicauda isolate YSFRI2023 chromosome 9, ASM3689809v2, whole genome shotgun sequence genome encodes:
- the LOC137646620 gene encoding uncharacterized protein PF3D7_1120000-like yields the protein MISDQGPLSNQARTKEGQAMAADDSADKPIGSPKHHELRQDEDHGERKPCNVSNVTENRKYGRRQTDNETENRKYERRQTDNVTENRKYFGRQTDNVKENRKYHGRQIDNVTENRKYDRRQTDNATEKRKYGRRQTDNVTENRKYFGRQIDNVTANRKYDRRQTDNVTENRKYDRRQTDNVTQNRKYERRQTDNVTENRKNERRQTDNVTENRKYDKRQTDNVTENRKYFGRD from the exons atgatcagcgaccaaggccccctctccaaccaagctaggaccaaagagggccaggcaatggctgctgatgactcagcagataaacctataggctccccaaaacaccatgAATTAAGG CAAGATGAAGATCATGGTGAAAGGAAGCCATGTAATGTTTCTAATGTAACAGAGAACAGAAAGTACGGAAGAAGACAGACTGATAATGAAACAGAGAACAGAAAGTACGAAAGAAGACAGACTGATAATGTAACAGAGAACAGAAAGTACTTTGGAAGACAGACTGATAATGTAAAAGAGAACAGAAAGTACCATGGAAGACAGATTGATAATGTAACAGAGAACAGAAAGTACGACAGAAGACAGACTGATAACGCAACAGAGAAAAGAAAGTACGGAAGAAGACAGACTGATAATGTAACAGAGAACAGAAAGTACTTTGGAAGACAGATTGATAATGTAACAGCGAACAGAAAATACGATAGAAGACAGACTGATAATGTAACAGAGAACAGAAAATACGATAGAAGACAGACTGATAATGTAACACAGAACAGAAAGTACGAAAGAAGACAGACTGATAATGTAACAGAGAACAGAAAGAACGAAAGAAGACAGACTGATAATGTAACAGAGAACAGAAAATACGATAAAAGACAGACAGATAATGTAACAGAAAACAGAAAGTACTTTGGAAGAGATTGA